The following coding sequences lie in one Equus asinus isolate D_3611 breed Donkey chromosome 1, EquAss-T2T_v2, whole genome shotgun sequence genomic window:
- the LOC106837312 gene encoding UL16-binding protein 1-like codes for MGWTAGIKFTPGLLLLLLLPQRDCPRAAHAHSLCYDFTILPKASPGQSWCEAQGQVDEKTFLSYDCGSQEVKSLSLLGEEVNGTRAWQEQMETLRDVGNLLRQQLLDVKREKYTDRDPLPLQGRMLCQCEANGCTRASWQFGSQGQTFLLFDSENRTWKVLHPRGRRMKEKWESDREVTEFFRKISMGDCRSWLESFMVHWEKMLETTASPTMAPATASSRATAVMPITWVLAVTMLTCSLLLGL; via the exons ATGGGGTGGACTGCGGGCATCAAGTTCACTCCgggcctcctgctcctgctcctgctcccgcAGCGGGACTGTCCCCGGGCGGCAC ATGCTCACTCTCTTTGCTATGACTTCACTATCCTCCCTAAGGCCAGCCCTGGACAATCCTGGTGTGAGGCTCAAGGCCAGGTCgatgaaaagacttttctttcctaTGACTGTGGCAGCCAGGAGGTCAAATCCTTGagtctcctgggagaggaggtgAATGGCACGAGGGCCTGGCAGGAACAGATGGAAACGCTGAGAGACGTGGGGAACTTGCTCAGACAGCAACTGCTGGACGTTAAACGAGAGAAATACACGGACAGGG ACCCTCTCCCGCTGCAGGGCAGGATGCTGTGTCAGTGTGAAGCCAATGGATGCACGCGCGCATCCTGGCAGTTCGGCTCCCAAGGACAGACTTTCCTCCTCTTTGACTCGGAGAACAGAACCTGGAAGGTGCTTCACCCTAGAGGCAGACGGATGAAAGAGAAGTGGGAGAGTGACAGGGAAGTGACAGAGTTCTTCAGGAAGATCTCCATGGGCGACTGCAGGAGCTGGCTTGAAAGTTTCATGGTGCACTGGGAGAAAATGCTGGAGACAACAG cCTCACCAACCATGGCCCCAGCTACGGCCTCATCCAGGGCCACGGCCGTCATGCCCATCACCTGGGTCCTCGCGGTGACCATGCTCACCTGCTCTCTTCTCCTTGGCCTCTGA